Genomic DNA from Catellatospora sp. TT07R-123:
GCCGTGACCGCCACGGCGGCGTCGCGCGCGGCGACGGCCTCCTCGACGGTCAGCGTCCGGTCCGGCGCCCGGAAGGTCAGCTTGTACGCCAGGGACCGCTGGTCGGCCCCGAGCTGCTCCGACGTGTACACGTCGAACAGCCGCACCGACTCCAGCAGCGGACCGGCGCCCTCGGTCAGCGCCGCCTCGACCTGCGCCGCAGGCACCGAGGCCGACAGCACCAGCGCCACGTCGATCAGCGCGGGCGGGTACGTCGAGAACACCGGCGGCGGGGTCGTGCCCGGCAGCGGCACCGCGTCCAGGTCCAGCTCCATCGCGCAGGCCCGCTTGGGCAGGTCCAGCGCGGTGCACACGGCCGGGTGCAGCTCGCCCGCGTGGCCGACCACGACACCGTCCACGGCGATCGCGGCGCAGCGGCCCGGGTGCCACGGCGCCTTCTCGGCGGCGGCGACCGTCACCGACGCGGCGGGCACCGCGGCGGCCGACAGCACGTCGCGCGCGGCCTGCACGGCGTCGGACCACGACGCCGCCCGGCCCGCGCCCCACCAGCCGGAACGCTCGAACTCGCCGCACAGCACCGCGGCGACGCGCCACGGCTGGGCGGGGACGCTGGCGTTGGCCTTCTCCCACAGCGCGGGGTCGGGCCGCCCGGCCACGCCCAGCACCGGCGGGACGCCGGCCGACAGGTCGGGCAGGAAGACCAGGCCCTGCTCGTACAGGGCGAGGTCGCGCTGACCGCGGCCGACGTTGCGCCGCAGCGCCGCCAGCAGCGGGGGCAGCAGACTGGTCCGCATCAGCGGTTCCTCGTCCGACAGCGGGTTGGCCAGCTTCACGCCGTCCGTGGGCAGGCCCAGGGTCGCCAGCACCGAGGCGGAGACGAACGGGTACGACAGCACCTCGACGTACCCCTGCTCGGCCAGCGCCCGGCCCACGGTCCGCTTGCGCCGCTGCGACGGGGTGAGGCCGTTGCCGGGCGGGGCGATCGGCAGCGTGCTGGGCACGTTCTCGAACCCGTCCAGGCGCACCACCTCCTCGACCAGGTCCGCGGTCTCGCGCAGGTCGGGGCGCCACGACGGCGGGATGACGTCGACGTGGTCGTCGTACACGGCCGTGTCGCAGCCGATCTCGGTGAGCAGGTCGCCGACGCGGTCCACGGAGTAGTCCACGCCGATCAGGCGGCTGGCCCGGTCGCCGGGCATGGAGATCATGACCGGTGCGGGGACGTGGTCGATGTCGAGGACGTCGGCACCGGCCTGGCCGCCGCCGTGCTCGACCAGCAGCGACACCGCGCGCTCGATCGCGACCAGGCACAGCTGCCGGTCGACGCCGCGCTCCCAGCGCTTGGCCGCCTCGCTGAACAGCCTGTGCCGCCGCGCGGTCCGGCCGACCATCGTCGGGTCCCAGTGCGCGGCCTCGAACAGCACGTTGGCCGTGCCGTCGACGACCTCGGAGGTCTGCCCGCCCATGACGGCGGCCAGCGACACGGGCCCCGTGTCGTCGCAGATCACCATG
This window encodes:
- the pheT gene encoding phenylalanine--tRNA ligase subunit beta translates to MKVGLSWLREYVDLPADLTAADLDLALNNLGIEVEEIHDQRHSVQGSLVVGKVLTVEELTGFKKPIRFCTVDVGQANGTGAPQEIICGARNFAEGDLVVVILPGGVLPGGFEIGARKTYGRNSHGMICSAAELGLSGDHDGIIILPTSVDAAVGDDARAVVGLDDIEVHVTVTPDRGYQMSVRGLARELAHAFKVPFRDPGLGAAPGATATPAWPVTVLDTEGCDRFAARQVRGIDPAAPTPAWMAKRLLTAGVRTLGLAIDITNYVMLELGQPMHAFDADRITGGLVVRRATEGEKLTTLDGQARVLSAEDMVICDDTGPVSLAAVMGGQTSEVVDGTANVLFEAAHWDPTMVGRTARRHRLFSEAAKRWERGVDRQLCLVAIERAVSLLVEHGGGQAGADVLDIDHVPAPVMISMPGDRASRLIGVDYSVDRVGDLLTEIGCDTAVYDDHVDVIPPSWRPDLRETADLVEEVVRLDGFENVPSTLPIAPPGNGLTPSQRRKRTVGRALAEQGYVEVLSYPFVSASVLATLGLPTDGVKLANPLSDEEPLMRTSLLPPLLAALRRNVGRGQRDLALYEQGLVFLPDLSAGVPPVLGVAGRPDPALWEKANASVPAQPWRVAAVLCGEFERSGWWGAGRAASWSDAVQAARDVLSAAAVPAASVTVAAAEKAPWHPGRCAAIAVDGVVVGHAGELHPAVCTALDLPKRACAMELDLDAVPLPGTTPPPVFSTYPPALIDVALVLSASVPAAQVEAALTEGAGPLLESVRLFDVYTSEQLGADQRSLAYKLTFRAPDRTLTVEEAVAARDAAVAVTAERFGAVLRGA